From Alcaligenes faecalis, the proteins below share one genomic window:
- a CDS encoding aspartate/glutamate racemase family protein — MSHTVLLINPNTSRPTTDMMVALAQACFQSLQRSDIQVRGLTAPEGPGMLTEMKELEQAATMARHPLVLAQAQDADGVIVGAFGDPGLQVLAEHVTVPVIGIGQASMMQAARAGSPFGIATTTPGLEQSILDQVQRYGWSDQFSGLRLTPTAPLDLAQAPERQDQELADSVVACIEQDGARAVIIGGGPLAQSAQALQSRLAVPVINPIIAACELMAERLPPDQP, encoded by the coding sequence ATGTCTCATACCGTACTGCTCATCAACCCCAATACTTCCCGTCCCACCACTGACATGATGGTTGCCCTTGCCCAGGCTTGCTTCCAGAGCCTGCAGCGCAGCGATATCCAGGTCCGCGGGCTGACTGCCCCCGAAGGGCCGGGCATGTTGACCGAAATGAAGGAGCTGGAGCAGGCCGCCACCATGGCCAGGCACCCGCTGGTGCTGGCACAGGCACAGGACGCTGATGGCGTCATCGTCGGTGCTTTTGGTGATCCCGGCCTGCAAGTCCTGGCTGAGCACGTAACGGTGCCCGTCATCGGTATAGGCCAGGCTTCCATGATGCAGGCCGCCCGAGCAGGCAGCCCTTTTGGCATTGCCACCACGACACCCGGCCTGGAGCAATCCATTCTGGACCAGGTACAGCGCTACGGCTGGAGCGACCAGTTCTCCGGCCTGCGCCTGACCCCTACCGCCCCCCTGGATCTGGCCCAGGCCCCTGAACGTCAGGATCAGGAACTGGCCGACAGTGTCGTGGCATGTATCGAACAAGACGGTGCTCGCGCCGTCATCATCGGCGGTGGCCCACTGGCTCAAAGCGCACAAGCGCTGCAAAGCCGGCTGGCTGTGCCGGTGATCAATCCCATCAT